GAGAGAATATACTAATACATAAGgacgaaaaaaagaaaaaaaatccGTATGAAACGTCTAAGGAGAATAAACTAAACGTTTTAACAAAAAGGGTTAGGTGTCTAactatttttgaaaattcgAAAGATTTACCCAAAGAGAATAGTAACAAGAACTACAGTAAGAATAACACATCAGAGCAACAAGATGATCCTAATTTggataaagaaaagaataagaAGAAGCATGTACTGTTACTCTTGACAAGAGATTTTAGAGTAAATGACAACTGGTCggttatatatgcatacgaaatagcaaaaaaaaaaagaagtaatttattagcatgtacatatattaatagaaaagAACAGTTTACTCATAGATACATAGATATAAAACTAAAGGTGTTGAAACATTtagaagaaaatttaaaaaaagtaaatattccattttatGTCTTACCAATATATATGATAGACGAGTTAATGGAATTTCTAAGAATACAACAAATTAACACGATCGTATGCGATTTTCATCCTTtagaagaacaaaaaaattttatacaaaatcTTTCCTATTTAgcagttaaaaaaaaaattaaagttttTCAAGTTGATTCTCATAATATCATTCCTTTATGGTTAACATcgaaaaatgaagaatgcTCTGCAAGGACAATAAGACCTAAAATTCAAAATCTGCTACCTACTTTTCTAAtcgaatatataaatgtcgAATTTTTTGATCAGAATTTTATATTCCCTCAATCATTTGTTATAGAtgatgttattaaaaaacttACTGTTTTTAAATCATGTTCTGTGTTGCCAAATTTTGTATGTACAGAAAAAAAGGCACATGAAATTTTGGACAacttttgcaaaaaaaaattggacaAATATAACGCGAAGAAAAATGACCCCAACAGTGACTCATACACCTTGCTCTTGCCATACATAAATTTTGGAATTCTATCTGCACAGAGGTATTTAGGAAGAAAAAGTGCTAATTGAGATGTTTGACCATTTGCTCATTTGATCATTTACACTTTTGTGTGCGTTAAATTTTACTTCCAATTGAGCTTGAAAAATggaatgtatttttttaatttttatttttatatttttgcatttttgcatttttgcatttttgcatttttgcattttttcatttttgcattttttcatttttgcattttttcatttttgcatttttgcatttttgcattttttcatttttccatttttgcatttttcttctctttatttttcttatccCTCTCATGCGCAGGTGTGTGCTGGAGGTTAACAAATACGCATACAATTTTCCTTCGATAAATACGGTAAGCGGAAAGGAGTCTTTCAATGATGACATAATAATGAGAAAGGAGCTAGCTGAcaattattgttattacaataaaaattatgataattttaatggGGGAAAGGAATGGGCAAAagaaagtttaaaaaaacatgatGCTGATAAAAGAGAACACCTATACGATTACGACGATTTTAAAAATGCGAAGACACACAATGATATATGGAATTGTTGTCAATTACAATTAATTAATGAAGGAATAATTcatgaatttttaaaaatgtactgggcaaaaaaaattctgaacTGGTCAGAAAATTCCAAAACTGCTCTAAAATATGCTATAAAATTAAACGAGGAATTTGCAATTGATGGAAAAACGTCGAATGGATATGTTGCAATTATGTGGTCCATTATGGGTGTACATGACCAAAGTTGGAATGAAAGAACAGTATTTGGTAAAGTTagatatatgaattataatgGATGCAAAAGAAATTTTGATATTAACATGTATATGTCAAAATATCCAAAAGGGAAAGAAAACGCCTTAATTGTTCAGAAAATTCCAACCATGACATTTacaaattacataaaaaaaaggaaaaatagcACTATTGTAACAAATACGGagaaaacaaatgaaaaacagAAGAAGAGAAGCTTAACGAGTGGTACAcataaacattaaaaaagaaaagaaaatgaaactCTTATTCGATTCTTTTCCTGTCAATGAACAaatccattttttaaaaattgtcaAAAGGAGGGGAGACACGTTCTAAACGCGCGAACGGGAATGAATTAGAGAAATATACTTAagcgtacatatacatgccTGAAGCGTTTGCACGTGGTTATGTGTGtacgtacatgtacatacgcAACGTTGGAGGATAAGTAGATAAGGCACTAACGTGAAGCATTTTATTCGCAAAATGGTTAACAAtgtactttatatttatttattcattcattcgtTCATTCGTTCATTCGTTCATTCGTTCATTCGTTCATTCGTTCCTTCATTCGTTCATTCGTTCGTTCCTTCATTCGTCCATTCATTCGTCCATTCATTCGTTCCTTCATTCGTCCATTCATTCGTCCATTCATTCGTTCATTCATTCGTTCATTCATTCgttcattttaaatatttagaagGTGCCGTATCGAGTcctcatattttataatttgccTATTTAAAgattcatttcttttttgtttctatGTTATTTTGGAAGAATGTAAATGATACGTATTAGTAAtgtgtatatgcacatatatgtttGCACGTGCacacataataattttatacattacaATTAGTTATGtcaacaatatttttttaaaagtacaCGTTTATTGTACGTGATAAAGCAAATAAGCAAATTAAGCAGATATGATAACATACGAACAAAcgaataaacaaatttactaatatacaaatatacaaaaatacgaataaacaaatatatacatatatgtacatttacaCACCCATGCACTTATGCATAACAGactaattaaaattttgctaaaaacaaaacaatgCTAATGCAAATCCCTCAatgagaacaaaaaaaaacaaaatataaaacaaaataaaaaacaaaatataaaacaaaataaaaaacaaaataaaaaacaaaatataaaacaaaataaaaaacaaaatataaacaaaatataaacaaaaataaaaaacaaaatataaaacaaaatataaaacaaaatataaaacaaaatataaaacaaaataaaaaacaaaatataaaacaaaatataaaacaaaataaaaaacaaaatataaaataataaataaaataaaatatcaaaGATAGCCAAACA
The window above is part of the Plasmodium malariae genome assembly, chromosome: 10 genome. Proteins encoded here:
- the PmUG01_10031000 gene encoding deoxyribodipyrimidine photo-lyase, putative gives rise to the protein MKNDNDGKIEVLTEHSKKKKYLNSLYREDNRTHTQTQEISTCHSLSDGKKTNEHILKESITKILPKEKTYNQMEKINEQSEGGNAELSQYTCAKKTQSEKLMNEKVNVDASTVNMHTEEHIIYINKQNERENNSIDGCTKIAKLVGKEKSTNDKKDGSTNVQCKSGSMNAQCKSGSMNAQCKSGSMNAQCKNDSMNVSGKRGCINVNGKESGLYEDSHITHETNSSRTPRTYTKYVGKKEGKDTAFVKHNRNCNIPSMAKSTKRENILIHKDEKKKKNPYETSKENKLNVLTKRVRCLTIFENSKDLPKENSNKNYSKNNTSEQQDDPNLDKEKNKKKHVLLLLTRDFRVNDNWSVIYAYEIAKKKRSNLLACTYINRKEQFTHRYIDIKLKVLKHLEENLKKVNIPFYVLPIYMIDELMEFLRIQQINTIVCDFHPLEEQKNFIQNLSYLAVKKKIKVFQVDSHNIIPLWLTSKNEECSARTIRPKIQNLLPTFLIEYINVEFFDQNFIFPQSFVIDDVIKKLTVFKSCSVLPNFVCTEKKAHEILDNFCKKKLDKYNAKKNDPNSDSYTLLLPYINFGILSAQRCVLEVNKYAYNFPSINTVSGKESFNDDIIMRKELADNYCYYNKNYDNFNGGKEWAKESLKKHDADKREHLYDYDDFKNAKTHNDIWNCCQLQLINEGIIHEFLKMYWAKKILNWSENSKTALKYAIKLNEEFAIDGKTSNGYVAIMWSIMGVHDQSWNERTVFGKVRYMNYNGCKRNFDINMYMSKYPKGKENALIVQKIPTMTFTNYIKKRKNSTIVTNTEKTNEKQKKRSLTSGTHKH